In a single window of the Platichthys flesus chromosome 5, fPlaFle2.1, whole genome shotgun sequence genome:
- the LOC133954059 gene encoding bromodomain and WD repeat-containing protein 3-like isoform X2, translating to MAARSRITVLLLLFLLSTEHSFAVNLNELEPLVKELLSKYRAEGVFSLAVSIPLNQNQNQDQNLKQGAYQIQKVLESDPAANVENKINNGEVYVGSRVVAAKPGGGLHAESRVVDKLNQLYNSPQFNQDDLLLFYVYASPCVEQCTDEDHPLSILRGLNEIRRWNNWAVVFSKIFKPRIGQENTDMERVRALRRLATYGSGKTESDLGPIGLQNIFRCDYENQQMKCVSCSSDGQVAQTCVSDGPQSGRGGSSSQGGAQANRNPGRGGSSSQGGAQDGWLDPKKGKGDRVRRDISYNTGDSSAHISESNKGAEDAPSVDENGNDVATGESVSLSPTGSDEGNGGDLRTVVDVLTPHIGFDSGDGRVSKGKGKVSKGKGGKGRRKKGKGKRRRGKGKGKGRRVKGGKRRRGKGKGRRGKGGRGGKGKKSRRGGRSRRRGLDQDWIFASDF from the exons ATGGCCGCCCGGAGCCGGATCacggttctgctgctgctcttcctcctgtcGACTGAACACAGTTTTGCTGTGAACCTGAACGAACTTGAACCGCTGGTAAAAGAACTCTTGAGCAA GTACCGTGCAGAAGGTGTGTTCAGTCTGGCCGTGAGTATCCCGctgaaccagaaccagaaccaggacCAGAACCTGAAACAGGGTGCTTACCAAATCCAGAAAGTCCTCGAAAGTGACCCTGCTGCCAACGTGGAGAACAAGATCAACAACGGTGAAGTGTACGTCGGCAGCAGGGTGGTTGCAGCCAAGCCTGGGGGTGGTCTTCATGCAGAGTCACGCGTTGTGGACAAATTGAATCAGTTGTACAACAGTCCTCAATTCAATCAGGATGATTTGTTGCTGTTCTATGTTTACGCCTCCCCGTGTGTTGAACAATGTACAGATGAAGATCACCCGCTAAGCATCCTTAGAGGGTTAAATGAAATTCGGCGTTGGAATAACTGGGCAGTTGTGTTTTCTAAAATATTCAAGCCCAGAATTGGTCAGGAGAACACAGACATGGAGCGCGTTAGAGCCCTCAGGCGACTTGCAACGTACGGGTCTGGTAAGACCGAGAGTGACCTGGGTCCCATTGGTCTACAGAACATCTTCCGCTGTGACTATGAAAACCAACAGATGAAGTGTGTCAGCTGCTCAAGTGACGGTCAGGTGGCACAGACATGTGTGTCAGACGGTCCTCAGTCAG GTAGAGGTGGCTCCTCCTCACAGGGGGGGGCTCAGGCTAACAGGAATCCAGGTAGAGGTGGCTCCTCCTCACAGGGGGGGGCTCAGGATGGTTGGCTAGacccaaaaaaaggaaaaggggacAGAGTAAGAAGGGACATCAGTTATAACACAGGTGACAGCTCTGCTCACATCTCTGAGAGCAACAAGGGAGCTGAGGACGCCCCCTCAGTTGATGAGAATGGAAATGACGTTGCGACTGGtgaaagtgtctctctgtccccaaCGGGCTCTGATGAAGGCAACGGAGGTGATTTAAGGACGGTAGTGGACGTATTGACCCCTCACATCGGCTTTGATTCTGGAGATGGAAGAGTGAGCAAGGGCAAAGGAAAAGTGAGCAAGGGCAAAGGAGGTaaagggagaagaaagaaagggaaaggaaaaaggagaagagggaaagggaaagggaaaggGAGAAGAGTTAAAggagggaaaaggagaagagggaaagggaaagggagaagaggaaaaggaggacgaggagggaaaGGTAAAAAGAGCAGGCGAGGGGGGAGAAGCAGAAGACGGGGTTTGGACCAGGACTGGATTTTTGCCTCCGATTTTTGA
- the LOC133954059 gene encoding bromodomain and WD repeat-containing protein 3-like isoform X1 — MAARSRITVLLLLFLLSTEHSFAVNLNELEPLVKELLSKYRAEGVFSLAVSIPLNQNQNQDQNLKQGAYQIQKVLESDPAANVENKINNGEVYVGSRVVAAKPGGGLHAESRVVDKLNQLYNSPQFNQDDLLLFYVYASPCVEQCTDEDHPLSILRGLNEIRRWNNWAVVFSKIFKPRIGQENTDMERVRALRRLATYGSGKTESDLGPIGLQNIFRCDYENQQMKCVSCSSDGQVAQTCVSDGPQSGRGGSSSQGGAQANRNPGRGGSSSQGGAQANRNPGRGGSSSQGGAQDGWLDPKKGKGDRVRRDISYNTGDSSAHISESNKGAEDAPSVDENGNDVATGESVSLSPTGSDEGNGGDLRTVVDVLTPHIGFDSGDGRVSKGKGKVSKGKGGKGRRKKGKGKRRRGKGKGKGRRVKGGKRRRGKGKGRRGKGGRGGKGKKSRRGGRSRRRGLDQDWIFASDF; from the exons ATGGCCGCCCGGAGCCGGATCacggttctgctgctgctcttcctcctgtcGACTGAACACAGTTTTGCTGTGAACCTGAACGAACTTGAACCGCTGGTAAAAGAACTCTTGAGCAA GTACCGTGCAGAAGGTGTGTTCAGTCTGGCCGTGAGTATCCCGctgaaccagaaccagaaccaggacCAGAACCTGAAACAGGGTGCTTACCAAATCCAGAAAGTCCTCGAAAGTGACCCTGCTGCCAACGTGGAGAACAAGATCAACAACGGTGAAGTGTACGTCGGCAGCAGGGTGGTTGCAGCCAAGCCTGGGGGTGGTCTTCATGCAGAGTCACGCGTTGTGGACAAATTGAATCAGTTGTACAACAGTCCTCAATTCAATCAGGATGATTTGTTGCTGTTCTATGTTTACGCCTCCCCGTGTGTTGAACAATGTACAGATGAAGATCACCCGCTAAGCATCCTTAGAGGGTTAAATGAAATTCGGCGTTGGAATAACTGGGCAGTTGTGTTTTCTAAAATATTCAAGCCCAGAATTGGTCAGGAGAACACAGACATGGAGCGCGTTAGAGCCCTCAGGCGACTTGCAACGTACGGGTCTGGTAAGACCGAGAGTGACCTGGGTCCCATTGGTCTACAGAACATCTTCCGCTGTGACTATGAAAACCAACAGATGAAGTGTGTCAGCTGCTCAAGTGACGGTCAGGTGGCACAGACATGTGTGTCAGACGGTCCTCAGTCAGGTAGAGGTGGCTCCTCCTCACAGGGGGGGGCTCAGGCTAACAGGAATCCAGGTAGAGGTGGCTCCTCCTCACAGGGGGGGGCTCAGGCTAACAGGAATCCAGGTAGAGGTGGCTCCTCCTCACAGGGGGGGGCTCAGGATGGTTGGCTAGacccaaaaaaaggaaaaggggacAGAGTAAGAAGGGACATCAGTTATAACACAGGTGACAGCTCTGCTCACATCTCTGAGAGCAACAAGGGAGCTGAGGACGCCCCCTCAGTTGATGAGAATGGAAATGACGTTGCGACTGGtgaaagtgtctctctgtccccaaCGGGCTCTGATGAAGGCAACGGAGGTGATTTAAGGACGGTAGTGGACGTATTGACCCCTCACATCGGCTTTGATTCTGGAGATGGAAGAGTGAGCAAGGGCAAAGGAAAAGTGAGCAAGGGCAAAGGAGGTaaagggagaagaaagaaagggaaaggaaaaaggagaagagggaaagggaaagggaaaggGAGAAGAGTTAAAggagggaaaaggagaagagggaaagggaaagggagaagaggaaaaggaggacgaggagggaaaGGTAAAAAGAGCAGGCGAGGGGGGAGAAGCAGAAGACGGGGTTTGGACCAGGACTGGATTTTTGCCTCCGATTTTTGA
- the LOC133954080 gene encoding uncharacterized protein LOC133954080 has product MEDLGRRSTLSFSFILCFSLWLTPGETYNFWDQCIDECPAKYFTSTYNVRCSDRCEKRGSDYYWCHSEEGWDYCSPGENIDYKGSYCSNACGKYGENFYRCLLWGGSWSNCGRVEPRAMIYYTRYQKECVDRCQYYESDDYFWCHDGDDWEYCSPLQDHTYKNEPCRFNHQCGSHGESYTWCYTTFNNDWDYCGVISPGECGFSQTSRAKRQPGNPKVICTREDNNNRRVTTFREEGSSSNIAPTNRRLRNEAVDLINRWDNQGLSDQSSSELITSSNLRLDNQGLCNRNNQRCYNLQIQINGPRRPGHSTTVAHIIVPVDTSAEYMRLAFRESLQREVGVVVEVNEASTSTNNDGASTSNNNQKCCRRRKN; this is encoded by the coding sequence ATGGAAGATCTTGGGAGACGTTCCACTCTGTCGTTCTCTTTCATCCTCTGTTTCTCACTGTGGCTCACGCCTGGAGAAACCTACAACTTTTGGGATCAATGCATTGACGAATGTCCGGCGAAGTATTTCACCTCCACGTACAATGTGCGATGTTCCGACAGGTGTGAAAAGCGTGGTTCTGACTACTACTGGTGCCATTCCGAAGAGGGCTGGGACTACTGCTCACCAGGAGAGAACATTGATTACAAAGGCAGCTACTGTAGCAATGCCTGTGGGAAATATGGAGAAAACTTCTACAGGTGCTTGTTGTGGGGAGGATCCTGGAGCAATTGTGGTCGGGTGGAGCCGAGAGCAATGATTTACTACACCAGGTATCAGAAAGAATGTGTTGACAGATGTCAGTACTATGAGTCAGATGATTACTTCTGGTGCCATGATGGAGATGACTGGGAGTACTGCTCACCTCTACAAGACCACACCTACAAGAATGAGCCGTGTCGCTTCAATCACCAGTGTGGAAGCCATGGTGAGAGTTACACCTGGTGCTACACAACATTCAACAACGACTGGGATTACTGTGGAGTGATCAGTCCAGGAGAGTGTGGGTTTTCCCAGACGTCCCGCGCCAAACGACAACCCGGTAATCCAAAAGTGATCTGTACCAgggaagacaacaacaacaggagagtGACCACTTTCAGAGAAGAAGGATCTTCTAGTAACATCGCTCCAACCAACAGAAGGTTACGCAACGAAGCCGTAGACTTAATCAACCGATGGGACAACCAGGGCTTGAGTGACCAGTCCAGTTCCGAGTTGATAACCTCGAGCAATCTTCGCCTTGACAACCAGGGACTGTGCAACAGGAACAATCAGCGGTGTTACAACCTGCAAATCCAGATCAACGGACCACGTCGTCCTGGACACAGCACCACTGTGGCACATATCATAGTTCCTGTGGACACGTCAGCTGAATACATGCGTTTGGCCTTCAGGGAGAGTTTACAGCGTGAGGTCGGTGTGGTGGTGGAAGTCAACGAAGCATCCACCTCCACAAACAACGACGGAGCATCCACCTCAAACAACAACCAGAAGTGTTGTAGACGACGTAAAAATTAA